Proteins co-encoded in one Paenibacillus sp. genomic window:
- a CDS encoding class I SAM-dependent methyltransferase, with protein MILSPSVLTALFAKCNAVDHSPILCRNVHYKSGNGRRREGNEIENYWNHNTAFHGELVADAKLRGGRVLDIGCGDGLLLQRLAPYAQEVVGIDPDKETILRAQARLAAVTNVSFITGDFLEMPVPSLHERFSTVICVATLHHMDLRSALDKMGQVLAPGGRLLIVGLAADKSIIDLVIAGVVLVPIRLMDRLHGGMQDPGVRMAEPKESLTEIRQAAHDILPGATIRRRFYYRYSLVWDKPKSGNEPR; from the coding sequence ATGATCTTAAGTCCGAGCGTTTTGACCGCGTTATTTGCGAAATGCAATGCGGTTGACCACTCGCCCATCTTATGCCGAAACGTCCATTACAAGTCAGGCAATGGTCGGAGAAGGGAGGGCAATGAGATCGAGAATTATTGGAATCACAATACAGCTTTTCACGGAGAGTTAGTGGCCGACGCAAAGCTGCGCGGCGGACGGGTATTGGACATTGGGTGCGGCGATGGATTGCTGCTTCAACGCCTTGCGCCTTATGCCCAAGAAGTCGTGGGAATTGACCCTGACAAGGAAACCATTTTGCGAGCGCAAGCAAGACTTGCTGCGGTTACGAACGTGTCGTTCATCACCGGCGACTTCTTGGAGATGCCAGTTCCGTCTTTACATGAACGGTTTTCTACGGTCATCTGTGTAGCGACGTTACATCATATGGATTTGAGAAGCGCTTTGGACAAAATGGGCCAAGTTCTAGCGCCCGGCGGGCGGCTCTTGATCGTCGGATTAGCGGCTGACAAGTCTATTATCGATCTTGTAATCGCAGGAGTTGTTCTTGTACCGATCCGTCTCATGGATCGACTGCATGGCGGGATGCAAGATCCGGGCGTCCGAATGGCAGAGCCTAAAGAATCGTTAACTGAGATTCGCCAAGCGGCCCATGACATATTGCCGGGAGCGACAATCCGACGGCGCTTCTATTACCGGTATTCCTTAGTGTGGGATAAGCCGAAGAGCGGTAACGAACCGCGCTAG
- a CDS encoding carbohydrate ABC transporter permease, translating into MSAQTSVQPIRRRRPIDWKDFTFDSINYLFLTLLVIVTIYPFYYILIYSISDSIEAQKGVYLWPAGFSLEAYQTTIALPGIRDAALVSLLRTVFGTLITVFCCSFFAYLITKDEMPLRKYIYRFVLVTMYFNAGFIPWYLTMKAYGLQNNFLLYIIPSALSAFNVILIKTFIEQLPASLEESAKIDGAGYFKIFTYVIFPLSMPIIATIAVFAAVGQWNTWFDNFFLVENPKLQTLQLVLWNFLNQSTNLSNMTTEQLTRGDIVRSLTPQSIRMTITMLVTLPIVLVYPLLQRYFVKGIMLGAVKG; encoded by the coding sequence ATGAGCGCGCAAACGAGCGTCCAGCCGATCCGCCGCAGAAGGCCGATCGATTGGAAGGACTTCACATTCGACAGTATCAATTATCTCTTTCTAACGCTGCTGGTTATCGTCACAATCTATCCATTCTATTACATTCTGATCTATTCGATCAGCGATTCGATCGAAGCGCAGAAAGGCGTCTACCTGTGGCCGGCCGGCTTTTCGCTGGAAGCGTACCAAACGACGATCGCGCTGCCGGGCATCCGGGACGCGGCCCTCGTCTCGCTGCTCCGCACCGTGTTCGGCACGCTCATTACGGTGTTTTGCTGCTCGTTCTTCGCGTATTTGATCACGAAGGACGAAATGCCGCTGCGCAAATACATTTACCGATTCGTGCTCGTCACGATGTATTTCAACGCCGGATTCATTCCGTGGTACCTCACGATGAAGGCGTACGGCTTGCAGAACAACTTCCTGCTGTACATTATTCCTTCCGCGCTTTCGGCGTTCAACGTCATCTTGATCAAGACGTTCATCGAGCAGCTGCCGGCGTCGCTCGAGGAATCGGCCAAAATCGACGGGGCGGGCTATTTCAAAATTTTCACGTACGTCATCTTCCCGCTGTCGATGCCGATCATCGCGACGATCGCCGTGTTCGCGGCGGTCGGCCAATGGAACACGTGGTTCGACAACTTTTTCCTGGTGGAAAATCCGAAACTGCAGACGCTGCAGCTCGTGCTTTGGAATTTCTTGAACCAGTCGACGAACTTGTCCAACATGACGACAGAGCAGCTGACGCGAGGCGACATCGTGCGTTCGCTGACGCCGCAGTCGATCCGGATGACGATCACCATGCTCGTCACGCTGCCGATCGTGCTCGTGTACCCGCTCCTGCAGCGGTACTTCGTCAAAGGCATCATGCTGGGCGCGGTGAAAGGGTAA
- a CDS encoding YwqG family protein, with the protein MNEKEIIGLLIESGLGAFENQIRPLIFPSFQLHLQPESDDAIPLGASKVGGAPDLPDNLAWPKWRGYEQSFIAQINLAEIPLPSPLPSRGLLSFFYALGAMYEEDEDFYTDPKTCRVVFTSAEDLVRLQRTSVPVELASESIMRPNRISFAPRLCVPTSESAYLESIGLSYGAEGYETYWSVFLEQFRERWQPDEYIHRLLGHPDQIQGDMQIHCETLAKGLSWEDLRKADVRRQVIESAVKWRLLLQIDSEEDKIGNMFGDVGRLYFWIHENDLKSERFDRVICEMQCG; encoded by the coding sequence ATGAACGAAAAGGAAATAATCGGCTTGCTTATTGAATCTGGATTAGGCGCTTTTGAGAATCAGATTCGTCCGCTCATCTTTCCGTCGTTCCAACTACATTTGCAACCGGAGTCAGATGACGCGATTCCCCTCGGCGCAAGTAAAGTCGGAGGGGCTCCAGACCTTCCGGACAACCTCGCATGGCCGAAATGGCGGGGCTACGAACAGTCGTTTATCGCCCAAATCAATCTCGCCGAAATTCCTTTACCGTCGCCGCTGCCTTCAAGAGGGTTGTTATCCTTTTTTTACGCCCTAGGTGCCATGTACGAGGAGGACGAAGACTTTTATACCGACCCCAAAACATGTCGAGTCGTCTTCACAAGCGCTGAAGATTTGGTGCGGCTTCAACGTACATCGGTACCTGTAGAGCTTGCTTCGGAGTCCATCATGAGACCGAACCGGATTTCGTTCGCGCCTCGTTTATGTGTTCCGACTTCGGAATCTGCGTATTTGGAAAGCATCGGATTAAGCTATGGAGCAGAAGGCTACGAGACATACTGGAGCGTCTTCCTTGAGCAGTTTCGCGAGCGGTGGCAACCTGACGAGTACATCCATCGCTTGCTTGGACACCCGGATCAAATACAGGGCGATATGCAAATTCACTGCGAGACGCTCGCTAAGGGACTATCGTGGGAGGACTTAAGAAAAGCTGATGTCAGAAGGCAAGTTATAGAGTCCGCCGTAAAGTGGCGGCTATTGCTGCAGATCGATTCCGAGGAGGATAAGATTGGTAACATGTTCGGCGATGTCGGAAGGCTATACTTTTGGATTCACGAGAATGATCTTAAGTCCGAGCGTTTTGACCGCGTTATTTGCGAAATGCAATGCGGTTGA
- a CDS encoding helix-turn-helix transcriptional regulator — MKIYTYLNEERIEEEIDEAEPSDEGEALLHRVDAAIRRLDVAEASIKSVARVLDMNAAYLGRLFKAKCGASLKDYIARERMETAKRLLRETDWKVYEIARRVGYLEVDMFYKRFKLYTGVSANRFRAEVRAREEGMRCRASR; from the coding sequence TTGAAAATCTATACTTATTTGAACGAAGAGCGGATCGAGGAGGAAATCGACGAGGCGGAGCCGTCCGACGAAGGCGAAGCGCTGCTTCATAGGGTCGACGCGGCGATTCGCCGGTTGGACGTGGCCGAAGCGTCGATCAAAAGCGTGGCGAGGGTGCTGGATATGAACGCAGCGTATTTGGGGCGCTTGTTCAAAGCGAAATGCGGCGCATCCTTGAAGGACTATATCGCACGCGAACGGATGGAGACGGCGAAGCGGCTGCTGCGGGAAACCGATTGGAAGGTGTACGAGATCGCCCGGCGCGTCGGATACTTGGAGGTCGATATGTTTTACAAACGGTTCAAGTTGTACACAGGCGTCAGCGCCAATCGATTCCGGGCGGAGGTTAGAGCCCGAGAAGAGGGAATGCGATGCCGCGCCAGCCGTTGA
- a CDS encoding extracellular solute-binding protein, producing MRKKAAKTLAVPMMAAALMLSACTNNGAGSNEGGTNPEPSAANQGGEQSASEGTKEELVTLRVLVMETGTKWNKYPDSAVAKDIAEKIGVKIEYVEADENKFNVLLAGGDLPDIVRADVNKFEKQLIEGDLIIPMDDMLAEHGKDITANIGTVVEYSKKNWSNDTGKLYFLPPQVQPKPGTAISPITIGPTIRWDWYKEIGAPEINTMDDLLNAVEQIVKNHPKTEDGKPVYGVSMWQDWGLWPYLIPPITFTELTGVTSDLTATTVGGSKFISTLTDESSNFWTAMEFYNKAHRRGLLDPDSLTMKNNDYMAKATAGQIVVGPATWAMGDFNAQHPEGDQGYIVVPAGKLAWTGGVNPLGWQDKTYAISKSSKHPEKAMQFLNYIYSYEGARTMYNGVEGTHWTMVDGKPTLTEETLALKAKGGTDFEASALSLDRNLIGLGNAVINANDNQPVDLFTSEEALAKAATPLEKDFAAHYGAEYSGQVFKKLIEEGKLNTWTTWMNGMSDDEILKRNTVPGVTLTEEQKKTEAALKELAARQAAKIILSKDEAEFEKNKQEAIEAFKKGGAEEFTKFYNEEVAKLRAAHGLTD from the coding sequence ATGAGAAAAAAAGCGGCAAAGACGCTTGCCGTCCCCATGATGGCCGCGGCGCTGATGCTTTCGGCCTGCACGAACAACGGCGCGGGGTCGAACGAAGGCGGGACGAACCCGGAGCCGTCCGCGGCGAATCAAGGCGGGGAGCAGAGCGCGAGCGAAGGAACGAAAGAGGAGCTCGTCACGCTGCGGGTTCTCGTCATGGAAACCGGCACCAAATGGAACAAATATCCCGACAGCGCCGTCGCGAAAGATATCGCGGAGAAGATCGGCGTCAAAATCGAGTATGTCGAAGCGGACGAGAACAAGTTTAACGTGCTGCTCGCCGGCGGCGACCTGCCGGATATCGTCCGAGCGGACGTCAACAAGTTCGAGAAGCAGCTGATCGAAGGCGACTTGATCATCCCGATGGACGATATGCTCGCGGAGCACGGCAAAGACATTACGGCGAACATCGGCACGGTCGTTGAATACAGCAAGAAAAACTGGAGCAACGATACAGGCAAGCTGTACTTCCTGCCGCCGCAGGTGCAGCCGAAGCCGGGCACGGCGATCTCGCCTATTACGATCGGACCGACGATTCGTTGGGATTGGTATAAGGAAATCGGCGCGCCGGAAATCAACACGATGGACGATCTGCTGAACGCCGTCGAACAAATCGTCAAAAATCATCCGAAGACCGAAGACGGCAAGCCCGTATACGGCGTCTCGATGTGGCAGGATTGGGGCCTCTGGCCGTATTTGATCCCGCCGATTACGTTCACGGAGTTGACCGGCGTGACGAGCGATCTGACGGCGACGACGGTTGGCGGAAGCAAATTCATCAGCACGCTGACGGACGAATCGTCGAACTTCTGGACGGCGATGGAATTCTACAACAAAGCGCATCGCCGGGGGCTCCTCGATCCGGACTCCCTCACGATGAAAAACAACGACTACATGGCGAAGGCGACGGCCGGCCAAATCGTCGTCGGTCCGGCGACGTGGGCGATGGGCGATTTCAACGCGCAGCATCCGGAAGGCGACCAAGGGTACATCGTCGTGCCGGCAGGCAAACTGGCTTGGACCGGCGGCGTCAATCCGCTCGGCTGGCAGGACAAAACGTACGCGATTTCGAAGAGCTCGAAGCATCCGGAGAAGGCGATGCAGTTCTTGAACTACATCTATTCCTACGAAGGCGCAAGAACGATGTACAACGGCGTGGAAGGCACTCACTGGACGATGGTGGACGGCAAACCGACGCTCACCGAGGAGACGCTCGCGCTCAAAGCGAAGGGCGGCACCGACTTCGAAGCGTCCGCGCTGTCGCTCGATCGCAACCTGATCGGTCTCGGCAACGCCGTCATTAATGCGAACGACAATCAGCCTGTCGACCTGTTCACGTCGGAAGAGGCGCTCGCGAAGGCGGCGACGCCGCTCGAGAAAGATTTCGCGGCGCACTACGGCGCGGAATACTCCGGTCAAGTGTTCAAGAAGCTGATCGAAGAAGGCAAGCTGAACACGTGGACGACGTGGATGAACGGCATGTCCGACGACGAGATCCTAAAGCGGAACACCGTGCCGGGCGTCACGCTCACGGAAGAACAAAAGAAAACGGAAGCGGCGCTCAAAGAGCTTGCGGCTCGCCAAGCGGCGAAGATCATCCTGTCCAAGGACGAAGCGGAGTTCGAGAAGAACAAGCAGGAAGCGATCGAGGCGTTCAAGAAAGGCGGCGCGGAAGAATTCACGAAATTCTACAACGAGGAAGTCGCCAAGCTTCGCGCGGCGCACGGATTGACCGACTAA